The nucleotide window GAATCAACCCTAAAATCTCATGTTTTAACTGGGAAGAAAAAACGATCATGAAAATTGACGTTAAAAAAAGTCCCAATCCAATTTCATACAATGGCCGGTACTATAAACGAATCCATAATAAAAACACCAGAATCTCAGGAGACCAACTAAAGGAGTTCTTTTTAACCGGAACCAACTGGGACGGTATGACTAACGATCACAGTATAAATGAAATTGATGAAGAATCCCTCCGGAAATTCACTAAAAAAGCCGTAAGAAGGGGTAGGCTCATAGCAGATGATAAGGCAGAAGTACCGGAAATACTCAAGAAATTAAATCTGTTAGTTGATGGCAGACTCACCAATGCCGCTATCATCCTATTTGGCCGGGACCCCCAGAAGTACTTCACCAATGCCTTGGTCCGTGTGTTAAGGTTCAAGGATGATGTCAATATCTACGACCGGAGAGTTACCGGTAACCTATTCCAGCAGGCAGAAGAAGCAGAAGAAGCCATTAAGAATTCAATAAATGTGAAATTAGAAATAAAGGGTAAATTAACCCGGGAGGAAGTCTGGGATTATCCACTTAAAGCTATACGTGAAGCTTTAATAAACTCCATAGTCCACCGGGATTACTTCAAATTCCAGGTCCAGACCCAGATCAAGATATTTGATGACCAGATCTGGTTTTTTAACCCTGGAGAACTGTTCGGTGGATTAACCATTGAAAAACTACAAATCCCCCATCCTTCTTCAACCAGGAATCCTCTGATTGCTGAGATGTTCTTCAAGGCCGGTTTGGTGGAGGTTCATGGATCAGGTATACCTCAGATGATGAAATCACTTGAAAATGCGGGGCTCCCTGAGCCTGATTTTAAAGAAGAATTTGCTGGTTTTTCGGTTTACATGTTAAAAAACTTATACG belongs to uncultured Methanobacterium sp. and includes:
- a CDS encoding ATP-binding protein, which produces MNFSRILQDKKQNGAEFTESMDENAFKTISAFSNTDGGTLFCGVKNKNNIPGFECSDKNLQPLTTKIIDKMGINPKISCFNWEEKTIMKIDVKKSPNPISYNGRYYKRIHNKNTRISGDQLKEFFLTGTNWDGMTNDHSINEIDEESLRKFTKKAVRRGRLIADDKAEVPEILKKLNLLVDGRLTNAAIILFGRDPQKYFTNALVRVLRFKDDVNIYDRRVTGNLFQQAEEAEEAIKNSINVKLEIKGKLTREEVWDYPLKAIREALINSIVHRDYFKFQVQTQIKIFDDQIWFFNPGELFGGLTIEKLQIPHPSSTRNPLIAEMFFKAGLVEVHGSGIPQMMKSLENAGLPEPDFKEEFAGFSVYMLKNLYDKEYLKSLGLNYSQIQAVSHIQEHGSLTMSDFLRISPGISERTLRRYLTDLVDKKLIIAIGEKKGRSYELS